In Candidatus Nomurabacteria bacterium, the following proteins share a genomic window:
- a CDS encoding PrsW family intramembrane metalloprotease: MDISSTDFAVAFLFGLIPALFWLWFWLREDNKHPEPYLLIAISFIAGMAVVPLVLPLQKMAIDLYDGSNVMFVWVIIEEVLKYVAALFVILWNKAVDEAIDPIIYMITIALGFAALENTLFILNPLTNGEYSTAAITGSFRFLGSTLLHVLSSATIGVLLALAFYKSASTKLIYGTVGLFIAVLLHALFNFFIMESSGEGILIIFLFVWMGIIMLFLLFEKIKLLESTKKPSSRKRI, encoded by the coding sequence ATGGATATAAGTTCCACTGATTTTGCTGTTGCCTTCTTATTTGGCTTGATTCCAGCATTATTTTGGCTCTGGTTTTGGTTACGGGAAGACAATAAACACCCTGAGCCTTACCTGCTAATAGCTATCTCATTTATTGCCGGTATGGCGGTAGTACCCTTAGTTTTACCCCTCCAAAAAATGGCTATCGACTTATACGATGGCTCTAACGTTATGTTTGTTTGGGTAATAATTGAAGAAGTACTTAAGTATGTAGCAGCATTATTTGTCATACTATGGAACAAGGCTGTCGATGAAGCCATTGATCCAATCATCTACATGATTACAATTGCCCTTGGTTTTGCTGCCTTGGAAAATACTTTATTTATACTAAACCCTCTTACTAATGGTGAGTACAGTACTGCCGCCATCACCGGTTCTTTTCGCTTCCTTGGCTCTACCCTACTTCACGTTCTATCATCAGCCACCATTGGAGTCCTTCTCGCCCTCGCTTTCTACAAATCAGCTTCTACAAAACTCATCTACGGTACAGTTGGGTTATTCATTGCTGTCTTATTGCATGCCTTGTTTAACTTTTTTATAATGGAGTCAAGTGGCGAAGGAATACTGATCATCTTCCTTTTTGTCTGGATGGGCATAATCATGCTATTCCTGCTGTTTGAAAAGATCAAATTACTCGAATCAACCAAAAAACCATCTTCACGTAAACGTATATGA
- a CDS encoding glutaredoxin family protein: MDKAVTIYTTPTCHFCHAAKDFFKANNVEFTEHNVAADHDKAKEMVDMTNQMGVPVIKIGDDVVIGFDEGKVKELLGL; encoded by the coding sequence ATGGATAAAGCAGTAACTATATATACGACCCCGACTTGTCATTTTTGTCACGCCGCTAAAGATTTTTTTAAGGCTAATAATGTAGAATTTACCGAACATAATGTGGCTGCTGACCATGATAAAGCCAAAGAAATGGTGGATATGACTAATCAGATGGGAGTACCGGTAATAAAGATTGGTGATGATGTGGTTATTGGGTTTGATGAAGGGAAAGTAAAGGAACTGCTTGGTCTGTAG
- a CDS encoding septum formation initiator family protein, which yields MFDFHQKRKFRTVLNSRVTQVFIFLAAILILWSAYDRYLIAKEMSEKRLAVEKELSDLKDRKDNLEKEVEYLSSERGIEAEMRRQFDVAREGEQVVIIMDDDTATTVRPLSSTSTDQDNNRPWYKFW from the coding sequence ATGTTTGATTTTCATCAAAAGCGAAAATTTAGAACGGTGCTAAACTCTCGTGTTACTCAAGTGTTCATTTTTTTAGCGGCCATCCTTATTTTGTGGAGTGCCTATGACCGGTATTTGATTGCTAAGGAGATGTCGGAAAAGCGTCTAGCGGTAGAAAAGGAATTATCTGACTTAAAAGATCGAAAGGATAATTTGGAGAAAGAAGTGGAGTATTTGTCCAGCGAGAGGGGGATCGAAGCGGAAATGCGTCGCCAGTTTGATGTCGCTAGGGAAGGGGAACAGGTGGTGATAATTATGGATGACGATACTGCTACTACAGTCAGGCCTCTATCATCGACCAGTACCGATCAAGATAATAATCGACCTTGGTACAAATTTTGGTAA
- the lepA gene encoding elongation factor 4, with amino-acid sequence MERQIRNFSIIAHIDHGKSTLADRMLELTKTVEARKMKDQVLDSMDLERERGITIKMQPVRMNYQLADVSYELNLIDTPGHIDFSYEVSRALKAVEGVLLLVDSTQGIQAQTLTTLQMAREQGLTIIPVLTKTDVPHSRPDEVGEEVMNLLACSREEIILVSGKTGAGVNELLERICLKIPPPSPSKLDTYRGLIFDFQYSNHRGIIVFMRVFDGMVKKGDVLRFNASGRSFTALEVGVVTPNETPVDSLQAGDIGYIVTGIKEPGVATVGDTLTFDKSPAPSLTGYMEAKPVVWASVFPSEQDDFTILRQALERLKLSDSSLSYEEESSGVLGRGFRCGFLGMLHMEIIAERLRREFTIDIIITAPSISYEITDSDGAVEQVYAASRFPDHGEKVTIREPWILGQIILPPDYMGSVLTLLYEHEAMVIDTEIFGDGRNLISIEMPLRELMRNFFDKLKNVTSGYASLSYEIAELRPAEVVRLDLLVAEELVPAFSRVVGERRAEYDVRAMVEKLYETLPRQQFVTKIQAKVKGKIIASKTLSALKKDVTGHLYGGDITRKMKLRENQKRGKKKMLERGKGKVNIPQEVFMKMVKSE; translated from the coding sequence ATGGAACGACAAATTCGCAATTTTAGTATTATCGCTCATATTGACCACGGAAAATCTACTCTGGCTGACCGTATGCTTGAACTTACCAAAACGGTTGAGGCGAGAAAGATGAAGGACCAGGTTCTAGACTCAATGGATCTGGAACGCGAACGTGGTATCACTATCAAGATGCAGCCGGTTCGCATGAATTATCAGTTGGCAGACGTGTCATATGAGCTAAACCTTATCGATACACCAGGACACATAGATTTTTCCTATGAAGTCTCTCGGGCTCTAAAGGCGGTAGAAGGTGTGTTGCTCTTAGTTGATAGTACACAGGGAATACAAGCTCAGACCCTAACTACACTGCAAATGGCCCGTGAGCAAGGCTTAACCATCATCCCGGTTTTGACCAAGACGGACGTACCACACTCACGTCCTGATGAGGTGGGAGAGGAGGTGATGAATCTGTTGGCGTGTTCACGCGAGGAAATAATTTTAGTTTCCGGTAAAACCGGTGCGGGGGTTAATGAGTTATTAGAAAGGATTTGTCTTAAGATACCACCTCCATCTCCTAGCAAGCTCGACACTTATCGTGGTTTAATTTTTGATTTTCAGTATTCAAATCACCGGGGCATCATCGTTTTTATGCGGGTTTTTGATGGTATGGTAAAGAAAGGGGATGTGCTTAGGTTTAACGCCAGCGGTCGCAGTTTTACAGCGCTTGAAGTGGGGGTGGTGACCCCAAACGAAACTCCGGTTGATTCACTTCAGGCGGGGGACATTGGCTACATAGTAACTGGTATAAAAGAGCCAGGCGTGGCCACGGTGGGCGATACTTTGACTTTCGACAAGTCACCAGCTCCGTCTTTGACTGGATACATGGAGGCGAAGCCGGTGGTCTGGGCTTCCGTTTTTCCTAGTGAGCAAGATGATTTTACTATTCTGCGCCAGGCCTTAGAGCGTTTAAAGTTATCTGATTCTTCACTCTCTTACGAAGAAGAATCGTCTGGTGTTTTAGGTCGTGGTTTTCGCTGTGGTTTTTTGGGAATGCTTCATATGGAGATTATTGCTGAAAGATTGAGACGGGAATTTACCATTGATATCATCATTACCGCGCCTTCTATTTCCTACGAAATTACAGATAGTGACGGCGCGGTCGAACAGGTTTATGCCGCTTCTCGTTTTCCGGATCATGGCGAGAAGGTAACTATACGAGAGCCGTGGATATTGGGACAGATTATCTTACCGCCTGATTACATGGGATCAGTCTTGACGTTATTATATGAGCATGAGGCTATGGTTATTGACACCGAAATATTCGGTGATGGACGCAATCTTATCTCTATCGAAATGCCATTACGTGAACTGATGCGTAACTTTTTCGATAAACTCAAAAACGTAACCAGTGGTTACGCTTCATTGTCTTACGAAATAGCTGAACTTAGGCCGGCTGAGGTAGTCCGCTTGGATTTGTTGGTAGCTGAGGAGTTGGTACCGGCCTTTTCTAGAGTGGTGGGCGAGAGGCGGGCTGAATATGACGTTAGAGCCATGGTAGAAAAATTGTATGAGACGCTACCAAGGCAGCAGTTTGTAACGAAAATTCAGGCGAAGGTCAAAGGTAAGATAATTGCTTCTAAAACACTCTCAGCGCTTAAGAAAGATGTGACAGGGCACCTGTATGGAGGTGACATTACGCGTAAGATGAAACTGCGTGAAAACCAAAAACGTGGCAAGAAGAAAATGCTTGAACGTGGAAAAGGTAAAGTAAATATACCGCAGGAAGTCTTTATGAAGATGGTGAAGAGTGAGTAG
- a CDS encoding fused MFS/spermidine synthase: protein MTNFLRDNLYLIAVFITGACVLVVEVVAVRVLSPYYGNTIYTVSSIISVILAALSIGYYVGGKFADKHPSPYWFFRIILVSGVAILALHLLGMLLLPLLSIGLSLASGPLVSSLLLFFLPALLLGTLSPYAIKLQSLRLPDQGIGGVSGKIFFWSTLGSIIGSLLAGFVLIPKFGIDHIFIGTGLVLFCLGLIPLISLGYAREKVAAVLLSVFIIIPAIIFGSQLFSDGFIYQKDGIYEKITIYDGEYEGRQTRFFLQDRSASGAMFLDEADPTDLVFNYTKYYDLYKLFKPELKNALIIGGGAYSIPKALLYEAPAVNVDVAEIEPALFELAKEYFGLDDNPRLTTYSEDGRRLLFDSNKKYDLIFSDVYYSLYSIPAHFTTQEFFTIAKDRMSENGVFMANLIGSLSRQQPSLIFSEIRTFQTVFPNSYFFATTDSVSIGVQNIIMVGVNGDKNLDWKQEGVETVYNYSDLSDKIINLDRFDLSKYTIMTDNYAPVEYLTTAVLKRAGDEDGLVDGEEVLALIKEQLDYGPRYIGSSGHDEVEKMILAELGEHTDKILAQTWDYVGSDQKEYELKNIIGQLNPDSKKRIILGSHYDSKRLADKDLFHPEAPVPGANDSASGVGVLLELARLLNNASTTVGIDFVLFDGEEGDPWQDGDYQDWKPLGSTYFADNLEAVYAEESLPKMSIVLDMVCDSDLNIHREGLSMKYAPKETNKFWQLANNLSPGVFVDKMELDVYDDHVPLNLAGIPSVLLIDYHFPYHHTTKDTLDKCSAGSLETVTEAVLTFVRSLEE from the coding sequence ATGACTAACTTCCTGCGTGACAACTTATATCTAATCGCTGTTTTTATCACAGGTGCCTGTGTGTTGGTGGTAGAAGTTGTAGCGGTTAGAGTATTGTCGCCTTACTATGGGAATACTATTTACACTGTCTCCAGCATTATCAGCGTTATTCTAGCGGCTTTGAGTATTGGTTATTATGTGGGAGGAAAATTTGCCGACAAGCATCCATCACCATACTGGTTCTTTCGCATTATTCTAGTTAGTGGTGTGGCTATTTTGGCTTTGCATTTATTGGGTATGCTGCTACTTCCACTGTTGAGTATCGGTTTGTCGTTGGCTAGTGGACCTTTGGTATCATCTCTCTTACTATTTTTTCTGCCAGCACTTCTTTTAGGTACCCTTTCACCATATGCCATAAAGCTGCAGAGTCTTAGATTACCAGACCAGGGTATTGGTGGAGTATCGGGAAAAATATTTTTCTGGTCGACGCTGGGGAGTATTATCGGCAGTCTTCTGGCTGGATTTGTTTTAATTCCGAAATTTGGTATTGATCATATTTTTATTGGTACTGGTTTGGTTCTATTTTGTCTTGGTTTAATACCATTAATATCTTTGGGTTATGCCCGAGAAAAGGTGGCTGCAGTTTTATTGTCTGTATTTATTATTATCCCAGCTATTATTTTTGGTTCACAGCTGTTTAGCGACGGGTTTATATATCAAAAAGATGGTATTTATGAAAAAATTACGATCTATGACGGTGAATATGAAGGTCGTCAGACTAGGTTCTTTCTTCAAGATAGAAGTGCCTCCGGAGCTATGTTCTTAGATGAAGCTGACCCAACCGATTTAGTTTTTAACTACACAAAGTATTATGACTTATACAAATTATTTAAACCGGAACTAAAAAACGCGTTAATTATTGGCGGTGGGGCTTATTCAATACCAAAAGCTTTACTTTATGAGGCTCCAGCGGTCAATGTTGATGTGGCTGAAATTGAACCAGCTTTGTTTGAATTGGCTAAGGAATATTTTGGGCTGGACGACAACCCTCGCTTAACTACTTATAGTGAAGATGGTCGAAGACTTCTTTTTGATAGTAATAAGAAATATGATTTGATTTTTAGTGACGTGTATTATTCACTATATTCAATTCCTGCCCACTTTACGACGCAGGAATTTTTTACAATTGCCAAAGACCGTATGTCTGAAAATGGAGTATTTATGGCAAATTTGATTGGTAGCTTATCAAGACAACAGCCGTCGTTAATTTTCTCAGAAATTAGAACCTTTCAAACTGTATTTCCTAATAGTTATTTTTTTGCAACTACTGACTCCGTAAGTATCGGGGTTCAAAATATTATAATGGTTGGTGTAAATGGTGATAAGAACTTGGATTGGAAGCAGGAGGGTGTTGAGACTGTCTATAATTACAGCGACTTGTCAGATAAGATTATAAACCTAGACCGCTTTGATTTATCAAAGTATACGATTATGACCGATAATTATGCGCCGGTCGAATACCTGACTACTGCAGTCCTGAAAAGAGCTGGAGACGAAGATGGTTTAGTCGACGGTGAGGAAGTATTAGCTTTGATCAAAGAACAGCTAGACTACGGCCCTCGTTATATTGGGTCATCGGGACACGATGAAGTTGAGAAAATGATCCTGGCTGAGCTTGGTGAACACACTGACAAGATTTTGGCTCAGACTTGGGATTACGTTGGTTCTGATCAGAAAGAATATGAGCTTAAGAATATTATTGGGCAACTTAATCCAGATTCGAAGAAACGTATCATTTTAGGATCCCATTATGATAGTAAGCGTTTGGCTGATAAAGATCTGTTTCATCCTGAGGCTCCGGTACCTGGAGCTAATGACTCGGCTTCAGGGGTGGGGGTTTTGCTCGAGTTGGCAAGGTTGCTAAATAATGCTTCCACTACAGTCGGAATAGATTTTGTTTTGTTTGATGGGGAAGAGGGTGATCCTTGGCAGGATGGTGATTACCAGGACTGGAAGCCTCTTGGCTCTACTTATTTTGCTGACAACCTTGAGGCTGTCTATGCTGAAGAGTCTTTACCAAAAATGTCTATCGTACTGGATATGGTGTGTGATAGCGATCTTAATATACATAGAGAAGGGTTGTCTATGAAATACGCTCCGAAGGAGACTAATAAATTTTGGCAATTGGCTAATAATCTAAGTCCTGGTGTATTTGTAGATAAGATGGAACTGGATGTCTATGATGACCACGTACCTTTAAATCTGGCTGGAATTCCAAGTGTTTTGTTGATTGATTACCATTTTCCTTATCATCACACAACTAAAGATACTTTAGATAAATGTAGCGCTGGAAGTCTAGAAACGGTAACCGAAGCAGTGCTTACTTTTGTGCGGAGTTTGGAGGAGTAA
- a CDS encoding Hsp20/alpha crystallin family protein, protein MKKPSFLERLTGSTSRDDDSDYDRILDEEHHFGDEDTESDDDSPYETDSDWQEENTQDHTPQEGELPVDMYQTNDAIIIRALVAGVSPSDLDISITRDMVTIRGIREEYQETNDDNYFHRELFWGSFSRTLVLPEEVIIDESEAQEKHGLLEIRLPKLDKHRSTQLRVKSNINGGK, encoded by the coding sequence ATGAAAAAACCTTCTTTTTTAGAACGACTAACTGGCTCTACCTCCAGAGATGATGATAGCGATTATGATCGTATTTTAGATGAAGAGCATCATTTTGGCGATGAAGACACCGAAAGCGACGACGATTCCCCTTATGAAACAGACAGCGATTGGCAAGAGGAAAATACCCAAGACCACACCCCTCAAGAAGGTGAACTACCGGTAGATATGTACCAGACTAACGATGCAATCATTATTCGAGCATTAGTAGCTGGAGTCAGTCCTTCCGACTTAGACATCTCTATAACCCGTGACATGGTAACCATTCGTGGCATCCGTGAAGAATATCAAGAAACCAACGACGACAATTACTTTCACCGCGAGTTATTCTGGGGGAGTTTTTCAAGAACTCTAGTATTACCTGAAGAAGTCATTATTGATGAATCAGAGGCTCAAGAAAAGCATGGTTTGCTGGAAATTCGTTTACCTAAGCTTGATAAGCATCGAAGTACACAGTTGAGGGTTAAGAGTAATATAAACGGTGGGAAATAA
- a CDS encoding tetratricopeptide repeat protein, giving the protein MEENIFLPKQANLNKDDVGSNWLQTMARFIFILTIGLLPIFFIPNVYIALGFTKTYFVIVGIFAALILFGVSILRRTEVRFSLPATLVLFWLFVLISLASALLSGDRTDAIYGNILEVHTVGFFVLLGVILTITIVFGEKMSAIARLFIVSIFSTLALLASHLIRLMAGPDVLSFGLFTSSADSWLGSFNDLAIYAGMVILVTLLVVQRINLTTLAKSLASAVLFLSLLFLAIVNFSVVWLIVGLFSLFILLYLLSKDTWLRRENESSHFVPKAAFFMTGAVVVVSFVFIIGGSYLGVKINNLSNINYLEVRPSVGATVDIIGSVYSQDAFLGVGPNRFDDAWRLHRDPVINQTNFWNTDFAAGNGFVPTLFATTGVAGGMAFVIFLLSFLYIGYRLFFSPNLEKLDRNWFTVGLVTFFTAIYLWLMTIVYVPGVVIMILAIVMTGLTLSVYKVSVPNKDIVIDVVNKRRYGVVLMVLVLVVIVVSSSLLFKVTKQYLAQVNYADAVRSAESIGQMDAMLQHSQDLFAQDLFVAERAKLRLGELYRLLAIPEPTEEDIQVFQGTLVEGINMAEQAILLDSTNPVNYALLGSFYGLLDPSETEELVKRRDGSFKQAQSLDPINPSYSVLWAQLAARQGDYNTARQQLGDAIQLKNNYTEALFLLSQIDILEKKTDNAIAVTKSIINIEPYNPTRYFQLGVLLTTAGEAEKAAEAFKQAIALDNNYANARYFLALNYLDAGRKDEALEQLRIVEITNQDNSELKAMIKSIEAGEFEGVTPGFTVPVNDGKVVETQGEVTTASEVPETDLVTPLNQTVEPTEGGVVSETE; this is encoded by the coding sequence ATGGAAGAAAACATTTTTTTGCCGAAGCAAGCCAATCTCAACAAAGACGATGTTGGTAGTAATTGGTTGCAGACTATGGCTCGTTTTATTTTTATTTTGACAATTGGTTTGTTGCCTATTTTCTTTATTCCTAATGTTTATATAGCGTTAGGATTTACAAAAACCTATTTCGTTATTGTTGGAATTTTTGCCGCTTTAATACTCTTTGGTGTATCAATTTTGCGCCGGACTGAAGTAAGGTTTTCCTTGCCGGCAACATTAGTATTGTTTTGGTTGTTTGTCTTGATTTCTTTAGCCTCAGCTCTTTTATCTGGCGACAGAACCGATGCTATCTACGGTAACATACTAGAGGTTCACACTGTTGGCTTTTTTGTTTTATTAGGAGTTATCCTCACAATCACTATAGTTTTCGGTGAAAAAATGTCAGCCATAGCTAGATTGTTTATTGTTTCTATTTTCTCCACTTTAGCTTTGCTTGCTTCTCATTTGATTAGGCTTATGGCTGGTCCGGATGTATTGTCTTTTGGTTTATTTACATCTAGCGCTGACTCTTGGCTCGGAAGTTTTAATGATCTAGCTATTTATGCTGGAATGGTGATTCTAGTAACTCTTTTGGTTGTGCAAAGGATCAACCTAACTACTCTGGCTAAGAGTCTAGCGTCCGCGGTCTTATTTTTGTCTTTACTGTTTTTGGCTATAGTTAACTTTTCGGTAGTGTGGCTGATTGTTGGTTTGTTTAGTCTTTTTATTCTTCTTTATCTTTTATCTAAGGATACTTGGTTGCGTCGGGAAAACGAATCAAGTCACTTTGTACCTAAAGCCGCCTTTTTTATGACTGGTGCGGTAGTAGTGGTGTCTTTTGTGTTTATAATCGGTGGCAGTTATCTGGGAGTCAAAATAAATAATTTATCCAATATAAACTATTTGGAAGTCAGACCGTCAGTTGGGGCGACGGTTGATATTATTGGTTCAGTGTATAGCCAAGATGCTTTTTTGGGGGTTGGACCAAATCGGTTTGATGACGCTTGGCGTTTACATAGAGATCCGGTGATTAATCAAACCAATTTTTGGAACACCGATTTTGCAGCTGGCAACGGCTTTGTCCCTACTCTTTTTGCTACAACGGGAGTGGCTGGTGGTATGGCTTTTGTTATCTTCCTACTATCATTTTTGTATATTGGTTATCGTTTATTTTTCTCACCCAACCTTGAAAAGTTGGATCGTAACTGGTTTACGGTTGGTTTGGTCACTTTTTTCACCGCTATTTACTTATGGCTTATGACCATAGTTTATGTTCCTGGTGTGGTTATAATGATTTTAGCGATTGTAATGACTGGTCTTACTTTGTCAGTGTACAAAGTTTCGGTACCAAATAAGGATATTGTTATTGATGTGGTTAATAAGCGTCGTTATGGGGTGGTCTTAATGGTGCTAGTTTTGGTTGTTATTGTTGTTTCAAGTAGCTTGTTATTTAAGGTTACTAAACAATACTTGGCCCAAGTTAATTATGCAGACGCGGTAAGATCGGCTGAGTCAATTGGGCAAATGGACGCGATGTTGCAACATTCACAAGATCTTTTTGCTCAAGATCTTTTTGTAGCGGAACGAGCTAAATTAAGACTGGGAGAACTGTACCGTTTGCTGGCGATTCCTGAACCAACCGAAGAAGACATACAAGTCTTTCAGGGAACTTTGGTTGAGGGTATAAATATGGCTGAACAAGCTATATTGTTAGATTCAACTAACCCTGTAAACTACGCTCTTCTCGGTAGTTTTTACGGTCTACTTGACCCGTCTGAAACAGAGGAGTTGGTTAAGCGTCGGGATGGTTCTTTTAAGCAGGCTCAAAGTCTGGATCCGATCAACCCTAGTTACTCGGTATTATGGGCGCAGTTGGCAGCTAGGCAGGGTGATTACAATACTGCACGACAGCAATTAGGTGATGCGATCCAGTTAAAAAATAATTATACCGAAGCGTTATTCTTATTGTCACAGATTGATATCTTGGAAAAGAAGACAGATAATGCAATTGCGGTCACAAAATCAATTATAAACATTGAACCATATAATCCAACCAGGTATTTTCAGCTTGGTGTACTTTTAACAACGGCCGGTGAAGCTGAGAAGGCCGCTGAAGCTTTTAAACAAGCAATAGCTCTTGATAATAATTACGCTAATGCTCGTTATTTCTTAGCACTCAATTACTTGGATGCCGGTCGTAAAGATGAAGCGTTAGAGCAATTACGGATTGTTGAGATAACCAACCAAGACAACAGTGAGCTAAAGGCAATGATTAAAAGTATTGAGGCTGGGGAATTTGAAGGAGTAACTCCCGGGTTCACTGTTCCGGTAAATGATGGTAAGGTGGTTGAAACCCAGGGTGAAGTTACAACGGCCTCAGAGGTACCTGAAACCGACCTAGTTACTCCACTTAATCAGACGGTTGAACCGACTGAAGGGGGAGTTGTAAGTGAAACTGAATAA